From Erigeron canadensis isolate Cc75 chromosome 8, C_canadensis_v1, whole genome shotgun sequence, one genomic window encodes:
- the LOC122609859 gene encoding uncharacterized protein LOC122609859, whose protein sequence is MTVVADALSRKERTKPLRVKAMGMTIHTNLTSHIREAQLEALKEENLKNESLRNMEKLFEVKADGVRYFSDRIWLPNYGNLRELVMDESHKSRYSIHPGADKMYHGIKDLYWWPNMKADIATYVGKCLTCSKVKAEYQKPSGLLQQPEIP, encoded by the coding sequence ATGACTGTGGTAGCTGATGCACTAAGTCGAAAGGAACGGACGAAACCACTTCGAGTTAAAGCAATGGGTATGACCATTCATACTAATCTAACCTCTCATATTCGTGAAGCTCAACTCGAAGCACTGAAAGAAGAAAACCTCAAGAATGAATCCTTAAGAAATATGGAAAAACTATTCGAGGTTAAGGCTGATGGAGTCCGATATTTCTCAGACCGAATTTGGCTACCCAATTATGGAAATCTGAGAGAATTAGTGATGGATGAATCTCACAAGTCAAGATATTCGATACATCCAGGAGCTGATAAGATGTATCATGGTATTAAAGACTTGTACTGGTGGCCCAACATGAAGGCCGACATAGCTACATATGTTGGAAAATGTCTGACATGCTCGAAGGTGAAAGCTGAGTATCAAAAACCATCTGGGTTATTACAGCAGCCAGAAATACCCTAA